A stretch of Phragmites australis chromosome 12, lpPhrAust1.1, whole genome shotgun sequence DNA encodes these proteins:
- the LOC133887471 gene encoding wound-induced basic protein-like → MIYDVNSPLFRSFLSQKGGADKRKVEEHKPREQRPKASENKPVMNE, encoded by the exons atgatctaCGACGTGAACTCGCCCCTCTTCCGCTCCTTCCTCAGCCAGAAGGGCGGAGCCGACAAGAG GAAAGTGGAAGAGCACAAACCAAGGGAGCAGAGGCCCAAGGCCAGCGAGAACAAGCCTGTGATGAACGAATGA